Proteins from a genomic interval of Mustela lutreola isolate mMusLut2 chromosome 4, mMusLut2.pri, whole genome shotgun sequence:
- the NPM3 gene encoding nucleoplasmin-3 — MAAGTAAALAFLSQESRARTGGIGALRVPAPVTMDSFFFGCELSGHTRSFTFKVEEEDDAEHVLALTMLCLTEGAKDECNVVEVVARNHDHQEIAVPVANLKLSCQPMLSLDDFQLQPPVTFRLKSGSGPVRITGRHQIVTISNDVSEEEESEEEGSEEEEAELCSILPAKKQGGRP; from the exons ATGGCCGCCGGCACCGCCGCCGCTCTAGCGTTCCTGAGTCAGGAGAGCCGAGCCCGGACTGGGGGTATCGGGGCTCTGCGGGTCCCGGCTCCGGTCACCATGGACAGTTTTTTTTTCG GCTGTGAGCTCTCCGGCCACACCCGCTCTTTCACCTTCAAGGTAGAAGAAGAGGACGATGCGGAGCATGTGCTGGCTTTGACCATG ctctgcctcaCTGAGGGGGCCAAAGATGAGTGTAATGTGGTAGAAGTCGTGGCCAGGAATCATGACCACCAAGAGATTGCAGTCCCTGTGGCCAACCTCAAGTTGTCCTGCCAACCCATG ctGAGTTTGGATGACTTCCAGCTCCAGCCACCTGTAACCTTCCGCCTGAAATCAGGTTCTGGCCCTGTGCGGATCACTGGGAGGCACCAGATTG TTACTATAAGCAATGACGTTTCTGAGGAAGAAGAGAGTGAGGAAGAAGGTAGTGAGGAGGAAGAAGCTGAGTTGTGCTCCATCCTGCCTGCCAAGAAGCAGGGGGGTAGGCCTTAG